One window of the Eucalyptus grandis isolate ANBG69807.140 chromosome 6, ASM1654582v1, whole genome shotgun sequence genome contains the following:
- the LOC104451828 gene encoding probable LRR receptor-like serine/threonine-protein kinase At3g47570, giving the protein MGYNQLSGVIPSNLDTLQDVGMLQLNDNNLGGTIPSSLGNLTKLISLYLAGNHFHGQIPSHLSNCQSLNLLDLSDNNLSGTIPPQLIGLSSLAIILNLSWNHLTGDLPIEVGNLRALTALDISNNLLEGEIPIDLGDCTALTSMRMGGNLFHGSIPQSIVSLRGIEELDLSHNNLSGQIPAFLAEFRFLKLLNLSYNNFEGMLPREGVFKNVTGASIIGNNKLCGGLPEFHLPNCISKSSKSRERNIVILSASIIFGVFGIAFIYLCWSKKKVNEPISNSRNDSHPNMSYGALLKATDGFSSTNLIGVGSFGSVYRGILEDNGIVVAVKVLHLVHHGALKSFFVECEAFKNIRHRNLLKILAICSCSDYQGNDFKALVYQFMENGSLERWLHPNAASSLGNNLPRNLNFIQRINIAIDVAFALDYLHHQCHIPIVHCDLKPSNILLDAEMVAHVGDFGLMKFLLGSSIDTVANQMSSMGLRGTIGYAPPEYAMGCMVSREGDVYSYGILLLEMFTGASPTDDIFRDNLTLHNFVAKALPGQVLEITDSVLLQERESHLGLYSPQHWLFESDDIYRDCLVMLYNIGIACSYSVPERRMRISGIANQLQQIREKLFALGLYGEDELPTAYV; this is encoded by the exons ATGGGTTATAATCAGCTTTCAGGTGTTATACCCTCAAATTTGGATACTCTACAAGATGTAGGGATGTTGCAATTAAATGATAATAATCTAGGAGGGACCATCCCATCATCTTTGGGAAATCTAACCAAGTTGATTTCTCTATATCTTGCCGGAAACCACTTTCACGGGCAAATTCCTTCACATCTATCAAATTGCCAGTCTCTTAATCTACTTGACCTGTCTGACAACAATTTGAGTGGTACCATACCCCCACAGCTTATAGGTCTCTCATCATTAGCGATTATTCTGAATTTGTCTTGGAACCATTTGACGGGGGATCTACCCATAGAAGTTGGCAACTTGAGAGCCTTGACTGCTTTGGACATTTCAAACAATTTGTTGGAAGGTGAAATCCCAATCGATTTAGGTGATTGCACTGCATTGACATCAATGAGGATGGGGGGCAACCTCTTCCACGGCTCCATTCCTCAATCAATCGTATCATTAAGAGGCATTGAAGAATTAGATCTTTCACACAATAATTTGTCCGGTCAAATTCCAGCATTTTTAGCAGAATTTCGCTTCTTGAAACTTCTGAATTTATCGTACAATAATTTTGAAGGCATGTTGCCACGTGAAGGAGTCTTTAAAAATGTTACCGGTGCTTCTATTATTGGGAACAATAAGCTCTGTGGTGGATTGCCAGAATTTCACCTCCCCAACTGCATCTCCAAAAGCTCtaagagtagagagagaaatatAGTGATATTGTCTGCTTCTATTATTTTCGGAGTTTTTGGAATAGCTTTTATATATCTTTGTTGGTcgaagaagaaagtaaatgaaCCAATATCAAATTCGAGAAATGATTCACATCCGAACATGTCATATGGAGCACTCCTAAAAGCAACTGAtggtttttcttcaacaaatttgATTGGTGTTGGAAGCTTCGGTTCTGTTTATCGGGGGATACTTGAAGACAATGGAATTGTTGTTGCCGTGAAGGTGCTTCATTTAGTCCATCATGGTGCTCTGAAGAGCTTTTTTGTTGAGTGCGAGGCATTTAAGAACATTAGACATcgaaatcttttgaagatatTAGCAATTTGCTCATGTAGTGATTATCAAGGAAACGATTTTAAGGCGTTGGTCTATCAATTCATGGAAAACGGAAGCTTGGAGCGGTGGCTACACCCAAATGCAGCATCATCTCTTGGGAACAATCTCCCGagaaatttgaatttcattCAAAGGATAAATATCGCTATTGATGTTGCTTTCGCATTGGATTATCTTCATCACCAATGCCACATCCCCATCGttcattgtgatctaaagccaAGCAATATCCTCTTAGATGCTGAGATGGTTGCACATGTTGGCGACTTTGGATTGATGAAATTCCTTCTCGGATCATCCATTGATACCGTAGCTAATCAGATGAGCTCGATGGGTCTTAGAGGGACAATTGGTTATGCTCCACctg AATATGCAATGGGATGCATGGTTTCAAGAGAAGGGGATGTCTATAGTTATGGCATTCTTTTACTAGAGATGTTCACAGGGGCCAGTCCCACTGATGACATATTCAGAGACAATTTGACTCTTCataattttgttgcaaaagCTTTGCCTGGACAAGTGCTTGAAATTACAGACAGTGTTTTgcttcaagaaagagagagccatTTAGGTCTCTATAGTCCCCAGCATTGGCTTTTTGAAAGCGATGACATATATCGAGATTGTTTGGTTATGCTGTACAATATTGGAATTGCTTGTTCATACAGTGTGCCTGAAAGACGGATGAGGATTAGCGGAATTGCAAATCAGCTGCAACAGATTAGGGAAAAACTCTTTGCGTTGGGTTTATATGGAGAAGATGAACTACCGACAGCTTATGTTTAG